From the genome of Saccopteryx bilineata isolate mSacBil1 chromosome 6, mSacBil1_pri_phased_curated, whole genome shotgun sequence, one region includes:
- the SGSH gene encoding N-sulphoglucosamine sulphohydrolase isoform X1 has translation MHRPGAIYWALLLALGICRAHRVRPRNVLLILADDGGFESGAYNNSAIATPHLDALARRSLVFRNAFTSVSSCSPSRASLLTGLPQHQNGMYGLHQDVHHFNAFDRVQSLPLLLRQAAVRTGIIGKKHVGPEMVFPFDFAYTEENGSVLQVGRNITRIKLLVRKFLKTGDSRPFFLYIAFHDPHRCGHSQPQYGVFCEKFGNGESGMGRIPDWTPQIYNPQDVRVPYFIPDTPAARADLAAQYTTIGRMDQGIGLVLQELRETGVLNDTLVIFTSDNGIPFPSGRTNLYWPGTAEPLLVSSPEHPKRWGQVSEAYVSLLDLTPTILDWFSIPYPRYTIFGSKTVQLTGQSLLLALEAEPLWTTVFGSQSYHEVTMSYPMRSVQHGNFHLIHNLHFQLPFPIDQDVYVSPTFQDLLNRTMAGQPTSWYTDLHHYYYRERWELYDHSWDPHETQNLAADPRYAQVLELLQAQLAKWQWETHDPWVCAPDGVLEEQPSLQCRPLHSEL, from the exons ATGCACCGCCCCGGGGCTATCTACTGGGCGCTGCTGCTCGCCTTGGGGATCTGCCGCGCGCACCGGGTGCGCCCCCGGAATGTACTGCTGATCCTTG CGGATGATGGAGGCTTTGAGAGTGGCGCCTACAACAACAGTGCCATTGCCACCCCCCACCTGGATGCCCTGGCCCGGCGCAGCCTGGTCTTCCGCAATGCCTTCACCTCTGTCAGCAGCTGCTCTCCCAGCCGTGCCAGCCTCCTTACTGGCCTGCCCCAg CATCAGAACGGGATGTACGGCCTGCACCAGGACGTCCACCACTTCAACGCCTTCGACAGGGTGCAGAGCCTGCCACTGCTGCTCCGCCAAGCCGCCGTCCGCACGG gcaTCATTGGGAAGAAGCATGTGGGGCCAGAGATGGTGTTCCCGTTCGACTTTGCGTACACAGAGGAGAATGGCTCTGTCCTCCAGGTGGGGAGGAACATCACTAGGATTAAACTGCTGGTCCGGAAATTCCTGAAGACTGGGGACAGCAG GCCCTTCTTCCTATACATCGCCTTCCATGACCCCCACCGTTGTGGGCACTCCCAGCCCCAGTACGGGGTCTTCTGTGAGAAGTTCGGCAATGGGGAGAGTGGCATGGGGCGGATCCCAGATTGGACCCCACAGATCTACAACCCACAGGATGTGCGG GTGCCTTACTTCATTCCCGACACCCCAGCAGCCCGGGCTGACCTGGCCGCTCAATACACCACCATCGGCCGGATGGACCAAG GGATTGGACTTGTGCTCCAGGAACTGCGGGAAACTGGTGTCCTGAATGACACTCTGGTGATTTTCACATCTGACAACGGGATCCCCTTCCCCAGCGGCAGGACCAACCTGTACTGGCCAGGCACTGCTGAACCCTTGCTGGTGTCATCCCCAGAGCACCCAAAACGCTGGGGTCAGGTCAGCGAGGCCTACGTGAGCCTGCTAG ATCTCACACCCACTATTCTGGACTGGTTCTCCATCCCTTACCCCCGCTACACCATCTTCGGATCAAAGACTGTCCAGCTCACTGGCCAGTCTCTCCTGCTGGCACTGGAGGCAGAGCCCCTGTGGACCACTGTCTTTGGCAGCCAGAGCTACCATGAGGTCACCATGTCCTACCCCATGCGCTCTGTGCAGCACGGGAACTTCCACCTCATTCACAACCTGCACTTCCAGCTGCCCTTCCCCATCGACCAGGACGTCTATGTCTCGCCCACCTTCCAGGACCTCCTGAACCGCACCATGGCTGGCCAGCCCACTAGCTGGTACACGGATCTCCACCACTACTACTACCGGGAGCGCTGGGAGCTCTATGACCACAGCTGGGACCCCCACGAGACCCAGAACCTGGCCGCAGACCCACGCTATGCCCAGGTTCTGGAACTGCTCCAGGCCCAGCTAGCTAAGTGGCAGTGGGAGACACATGACCCATGGGTGTGTGCTCCCGATGGGGTCCTGGAGGAGCAGCCATCACTACAGTGCCGGCCTCTACACAGCGAGCTCTGA
- the SGSH gene encoding N-sulphoglucosamine sulphohydrolase isoform X2, producing MHRPGAIYWALLLALGICRAHRVRPRNVLLILADDGGFESGAYNNSAIATPHLDALARRSLVFRNAFTSVSSCSPSRASLLTGLPQHQNGMYGLHQDVHHFNAFDRVQSLPLLLRQAAVRTGIIGKKHVGPEMVFPFDFAYTEENGSVLQVGRNITRIKLLVRKFLKTGDSRPFFLYIAFHDPHRCGHSQPQYGVFCEKFGNGESGMGRIPDWTPQIYNPQDVRVPYFIPDTPAARADLAAQYTTIGRMDQGIGLVLQELRETGVLNDTLVIFTSDNGIPFPSGRTNLYWPGTAEPLLVSSPEHPKRWGQVSEAYVSLLGPPEPHHGWPAH from the exons ATGCACCGCCCCGGGGCTATCTACTGGGCGCTGCTGCTCGCCTTGGGGATCTGCCGCGCGCACCGGGTGCGCCCCCGGAATGTACTGCTGATCCTTG CGGATGATGGAGGCTTTGAGAGTGGCGCCTACAACAACAGTGCCATTGCCACCCCCCACCTGGATGCCCTGGCCCGGCGCAGCCTGGTCTTCCGCAATGCCTTCACCTCTGTCAGCAGCTGCTCTCCCAGCCGTGCCAGCCTCCTTACTGGCCTGCCCCAg CATCAGAACGGGATGTACGGCCTGCACCAGGACGTCCACCACTTCAACGCCTTCGACAGGGTGCAGAGCCTGCCACTGCTGCTCCGCCAAGCCGCCGTCCGCACGG gcaTCATTGGGAAGAAGCATGTGGGGCCAGAGATGGTGTTCCCGTTCGACTTTGCGTACACAGAGGAGAATGGCTCTGTCCTCCAGGTGGGGAGGAACATCACTAGGATTAAACTGCTGGTCCGGAAATTCCTGAAGACTGGGGACAGCAG GCCCTTCTTCCTATACATCGCCTTCCATGACCCCCACCGTTGTGGGCACTCCCAGCCCCAGTACGGGGTCTTCTGTGAGAAGTTCGGCAATGGGGAGAGTGGCATGGGGCGGATCCCAGATTGGACCCCACAGATCTACAACCCACAGGATGTGCGG GTGCCTTACTTCATTCCCGACACCCCAGCAGCCCGGGCTGACCTGGCCGCTCAATACACCACCATCGGCCGGATGGACCAAG GGATTGGACTTGTGCTCCAGGAACTGCGGGAAACTGGTGTCCTGAATGACACTCTGGTGATTTTCACATCTGACAACGGGATCCCCTTCCCCAGCGGCAGGACCAACCTGTACTGGCCAGGCACTGCTGAACCCTTGCTGGTGTCATCCCCAGAGCACCCAAAACGCTGGGGTCAGGTCAGCGAGGCCTACGTGAGCCTGCTAG GACCTCCTGAACCGCACCATGGCTGGCCAGCCCACTAG